In a single window of the Candidatus Zymogenaceae bacterium genome:
- a CDS encoding cache domain-containing protein encodes MKSMKWIPLLLFVLVLVFAANAYPQEGTTFDVIITKVRLAARVLEEKGPAGLSEFNNPAGPWVWADTYIFVYDCDEGIIAAHPNNQLIGVKLNTLIDVHGTYLGLDLCNAAKREKGGFTEYWWEKLGEAEPSRKISYIYQVPGQPYQVGAGIYEPDLSLSELESMLDRTGTSGTTETPEAPETPETPESTTEK; translated from the coding sequence ATCGATGAAATGGATACCGCTCTTGTTGTTTGTGTTGGTCCTGGTTTTCGCCGCCAACGCATATCCCCAGGAAGGCACAACTTTCGATGTCATCATCACAAAAGTACGTTTGGCGGCACGGGTATTGGAGGAAAAGGGACCTGCCGGTCTAAGTGAATTTAATAATCCGGCGGGACCATGGGTCTGGGCGGATACCTACATTTTCGTCTACGACTGTGACGAGGGGATTATCGCAGCCCATCCGAATAATCAACTGATCGGCGTAAAGCTGAATACGTTGATCGACGTGCATGGAACATACCTGGGACTTGACCTGTGTAACGCCGCCAAGCGGGAGAAGGGTGGTTTTACCGAATACTGGTGGGAGAAATTGGGAGAAGCGGAACCGAGTCGAAAGATATCATACATCTACCAGGTCCCGGGGCAGCCGTACCAGGTGGGAGCCGGTATTTATGAGCCGGACCTCTCCCTCTCCGAACTCGAATCTATGCTCGACCGTACCGGAACATCGGGAACTACGGAAACCCCGGAGGCTCCGGAAACTCCAGAGACCCCGGAGTCAACAACCGAAAAATAG